In Flavobacterium okayamense, a single window of DNA contains:
- a CDS encoding alkaline phosphatase PhoX: MKNFKTYLAALSISLVACNQDDSNSSSNDQGVKLQSHSETPVFLTKKSGFENLDIYALLSSEDQLVDSPNFVYGSMADGAGLLKNSDGTFTLINNIEADYSIARITLDKTFKPVKGEYILNAAATANTAMCSGSLITPEEHGFGPLYFSGGEWGGSSKGVFAVDPFKNADDAELATMLPALGQWDTENAVPLGKDAYSDKTVVIIGDDKSDNTTPKGQLAMYVGNRGDLAGGNLYGLKVTSAGINFEMDMAEGTSYNVEFVEYTERTYNELETESAALGIMGFSRVEDIDYRKGSASNNREFYFAVTGRKSSGLVGKGSTYGRIYKVVLNANNPLLGTITCVLDGDNLTGIAKQFHSPDNVCVTENYVYIQEDPNGYPDTADKMHNAQLYQYNIQTGALKVVLECDQTSAQAAGYGTTSSTWELTGMIDISDRVGVDGTFLLITQNHGWENANFTDVNANPNSSSNEGSVIYIVRGLER, translated from the coding sequence ATGAAAAATTTTAAAACTTATTTAGCTGCTTTGTCAATTTCCTTAGTAGCTTGTAATCAAGATGACTCAAATAGTAGTTCTAATGATCAGGGTGTAAAATTACAAAGCCATTCAGAAACTCCTGTTTTTTTAACTAAGAAATCGGGTTTTGAAAATCTTGATATTTATGCGCTTTTAAGTTCAGAAGATCAATTAGTTGATTCTCCCAACTTCGTTTATGGTTCGATGGCGGATGGTGCTGGACTATTGAAAAATTCTGATGGAACATTTACTTTAATAAATAATATTGAAGCTGATTATTCTATTGCTAGAATTACCTTAGACAAAACTTTTAAACCAGTAAAAGGTGAATATATTTTAAATGCTGCTGCAACGGCTAATACAGCAATGTGTTCGGGTTCATTAATTACACCTGAAGAGCATGGTTTTGGTCCATTATATTTTTCAGGTGGAGAATGGGGTGGTTCTTCAAAAGGAGTTTTTGCTGTTGACCCATTTAAAAATGCAGATGATGCAGAATTAGCAACAATGTTACCAGCTTTGGGACAATGGGATACTGAAAATGCAGTACCTCTGGGAAAAGATGCTTATTCAGATAAAACTGTTGTTATTATTGGGGACGATAAATCTGATAATACTACGCCAAAAGGTCAATTAGCAATGTATGTGGGTAATAGAGGTGATTTAGCTGGTGGAAATTTATACGGATTAAAAGTAACTTCGGCTGGAATTAATTTTGAAATGGATATGGCAGAAGGAACTTCTTACAATGTAGAATTTGTTGAATATACTGAAAGAACATATAATGAATTAGAAACAGAATCAGCTGCTTTAGGAATTATGGGATTCTCAAGAGTTGAAGATATTGATTATAGAAAAGGTTCTGCTTCTAATAACAGAGAGTTCTATTTTGCAGTTACAGGTCGTAAAAGCTCAGGATTAGTTGGAAAAGGTTCAACTTATGGAAGAATTTATAAAGTCGTTTTAAATGCTAACAATCCCTTATTAGGAACTATTACTTGTGTTTTAGATGGCGATAACTTAACAGGAATTGCAAAACAATTCCATAGTCCTGATAACGTATGTGTTACTGAAAACTATGTATACATTCAAGAAGATCCAAATGGTTATCCTGACACAGCAGACAAAATGCATAATGCGCAATTGTATCAATACAATATTCAAACTGGAGCTTTAAAAGTAGTTTTAGAATGTGATCAAACTTCTGCTCAAGCTGCAGGATACGGAACTACATCTAGTACTTGGGAATTAACAGGGATGATTGATATTTCAGATAGAGTTGGAGTTGATGGAACATTCTTATTAATTACACAAAATCACGGTTGGGAAAATGCAAACTTTACTGATGTTAATGCTAACCCTAACTCGTCTTCAAATGAAGGAAGTGTAATATATATTGTTAGAGGTTTAGAAAGATAA
- a CDS encoding cytochrome-c peroxidase, translated as MNILFLKKVKKAIFLYSLFAILFSCTDKEAYQEITENEKLEVFYKKELNKTINFLSESLDNNDLESKKERYWNARESFKTIEPILAFLDYDNYNYLNQANLLKVDEEDATAIKIKKPVGYQVLEEILYDDQFDDKEYQKVAKQTIQRLKFVEKNHTLDFVKPHHILWMLRDGFLRTSLVGITSFDVPQDSQTINETIWVYNGIKEIIAIYKSFFNDEKVFSNWNSNIVLIQEKLSKVQFDTFNYYKYYKEDVFPLMRIWKHTVKDWEVVFPFSQAIDYDSENLFSDSTFTTAYFLDRLDYEKLEEEILLGKMLFEDKSLSKGNAMSCASCHQKDLYFTDGFAKSPKTNRNSPTLLYASLQKGFFHDKRTGSLEGQIIDVVENPNEFHSSLNHLEEKVKQNQNYIIDFKEVYNQEISNENIRKAISAYIASLNKFNSKFDKSMKSNEVLLTEDEQNGFNIFMGKGKCATCHFAPIFNGTVPVAYKESEIELIGVPATNDTINAKIDSDLGRYNLFKTEQRKFFFKTPTVRNVEKTGPYMHNGVFSTLEEVVDFYDNGGGFGLGIDLEYQTLPTDKLNLTKKEKEQLVLFLKTLTDEL; from the coding sequence ATGAATATATTATTTTTAAAGAAAGTAAAAAAGGCTATATTTTTATATAGCCTTTTCGCAATTTTATTCAGTTGTACTGATAAAGAAGCATATCAAGAAATTACAGAAAATGAAAAACTTGAAGTTTTTTATAAGAAGGAATTAAATAAAACTATCAATTTTTTATCAGAGTCATTAGATAATAATGATTTAGAAAGCAAAAAAGAGCGCTATTGGAATGCAAGAGAATCATTTAAGACAATTGAACCTATTCTAGCTTTTTTAGACTATGATAACTATAATTACTTAAATCAAGCCAACTTACTTAAAGTTGATGAAGAAGACGCAACTGCAATCAAAATTAAAAAACCAGTAGGTTATCAGGTTTTAGAGGAAATTTTATACGATGATCAATTTGATGATAAGGAATATCAAAAAGTTGCCAAACAAACCATACAAAGATTAAAATTTGTAGAGAAAAATCATACACTCGACTTTGTAAAGCCACATCATATTTTATGGATGTTACGAGACGGCTTTTTAAGAACAAGTTTAGTTGGAATAACTTCATTTGATGTTCCACAAGATTCTCAAACAATAAATGAAACAATTTGGGTTTACAATGGAATTAAAGAGATTATAGCTATTTATAAGTCTTTTTTTAATGATGAAAAAGTCTTTAGTAATTGGAATTCTAATATAGTTTTGATACAAGAAAAACTTAGTAAAGTTCAGTTCGACACGTTTAATTATTATAAATACTATAAAGAGGACGTTTTCCCATTAATGAGAATTTGGAAGCATACTGTTAAAGATTGGGAAGTTGTTTTTCCTTTTTCACAGGCAATAGATTACGATTCAGAAAATTTATTTTCTGATTCAACTTTCACAACAGCTTATTTTTTAGATCGTTTAGATTATGAAAAATTAGAAGAGGAAATTCTTTTGGGAAAAATGTTATTTGAAGATAAATCCTTATCAAAAGGCAATGCAATGAGTTGCGCCAGTTGTCATCAAAAAGACTTGTATTTTACCGATGGTTTTGCAAAGTCTCCAAAAACAAATAGAAATTCACCAACACTTTTATACGCATCTTTGCAAAAAGGCTTTTTTCATGATAAGCGAACAGGTAGTTTAGAAGGACAAATTATTGATGTAGTTGAAAACCCTAATGAATTTCATAGTTCATTAAATCATTTAGAAGAGAAAGTAAAGCAAAATCAAAACTATATTATAGATTTTAAAGAAGTTTACAATCAAGAAATTTCAAATGAAAACATTCGAAAAGCTATTTCAGCTTATATAGCTTCGTTAAATAAATTTAATTCTAAGTTTGATAAAAGTATGAAATCCAATGAAGTTTTGTTAACAGAAGATGAACAAAACGGATTTAATATTTTTATGGGAAAAGGGAAATGTGCAACATGTCATTTTGCACCTATTTTTAATGGAACAGTTCCTGTTGCCTATAAAGAAAGTGAAATTGAGCTAATAGGAGTTCCAGCAACTAATGATACAATTAATGCTAAAATTGATTCAGATTTAGGTAGGTATAACCTATTTAAAACGGAACAGAGAAAATTTTTCTTTAAAACGCCAACAGTTAGAAATGTTGAAAAAACTGGTCCGTATATGCATAACGGTGTTTTTTCTACATTAGAAGAAGTGGTTGATTTTTATGATAATGGAGGAGGTTTTGGATTGGGAATTGATTTAGAATATCAAACCTTACCGACAGACAAATTAAACCTTACAAAAAAAGAAAAAGAACAATTGGTTTTATTTCTAAAAACCCTTACTGATGAACTATAA